One genomic region from Cardiocondyla obscurior isolate alpha-2009 linkage group LG01, Cobs3.1, whole genome shotgun sequence encodes:
- the LOC139102915 gene encoding mid1-interacting protein 1 isoform X1, which yields MNYDKMNYGDMPNVDPARSLRRIARHDEPEFSNASILNSMEKFVRTVSEMEDTILVPSRLLDLSVGDGGDTISMKGKRGSTVKDTLANTDLYRLYNIINQMKIELLWSQEPTTMADDQTMANKSHPVGSPSADLTHHHSAAVTNGRLGHVRCPSTTSMQSVQSVQSASSIAWTSDSDSENGIEIDSGLEGEECVVDLASIAAENFKRHLRGLHSSIARMTEAAEYLTLRYQADVGGQV from the coding sequence GAGTCTGCGGAGGATCGCCCGACACGATGAGCCGGAGTTTAGCAACGCCAGTATCTTGAACAGCATGGAGAAGTTCGTGCGCACCGTGAGCGAGATGGAGGACACCATCCTGGTGCCCAGCCGCTTGCTGGACCTGTCCGTGGGTGACGGAGGCGACACGATCTCCATGAAGGGCAAGCGCGGCAGTACGGTAAAGGACACCCTGGCCAACACCGACCTGTACCGCCTGTACAATATTATCAACCAGATGAAGATCGAGCTGCTGTGGTCGCAGGAGCCTACGACCATGGCGGACGACCAGACGATGGCGAACAAGAGCCACCCGGTCGGCAGCCCGTCCGCCGATCTGACCCATCATCACTCGGCAGCCGTGACCAACGGCAGGCTTGGCCACGTGCGTTGCCCTAGCACGACGTCCATGCAGAGCGTACAGAGCGTCCAGAGCGCGTCCTCCATCGCCTGGACCTCCGATTCAGACTCTGAGAACGGTATCGAGATCGACAGCGGCCTAGAAGGCGAGGAATGCGTAGTCGACCTGGCGAGCATCGCCGCCGAGAACTTCAAACGTCACCTGCGCGGTCTTCACAGCAGTATCGCCCGCATGACGGAGGCGGCCGAGTACCTAACTCTGCGGTACCAGGCCGACGTAGGCGGGCAGGTCTGA
- the LOC139102915 gene encoding mid1-interacting protein 1 isoform X2: MYSKRSLRRIARHDEPEFSNASILNSMEKFVRTVSEMEDTILVPSRLLDLSVGDGGDTISMKGKRGSTVKDTLANTDLYRLYNIINQMKIELLWSQEPTTMADDQTMANKSHPVGSPSADLTHHHSAAVTNGRLGHVRCPSTTSMQSVQSVQSASSIAWTSDSDSENGIEIDSGLEGEECVVDLASIAAENFKRHLRGLHSSIARMTEAAEYLTLRYQADVGGQV; encoded by the coding sequence GAGTCTGCGGAGGATCGCCCGACACGATGAGCCGGAGTTTAGCAACGCCAGTATCTTGAACAGCATGGAGAAGTTCGTGCGCACCGTGAGCGAGATGGAGGACACCATCCTGGTGCCCAGCCGCTTGCTGGACCTGTCCGTGGGTGACGGAGGCGACACGATCTCCATGAAGGGCAAGCGCGGCAGTACGGTAAAGGACACCCTGGCCAACACCGACCTGTACCGCCTGTACAATATTATCAACCAGATGAAGATCGAGCTGCTGTGGTCGCAGGAGCCTACGACCATGGCGGACGACCAGACGATGGCGAACAAGAGCCACCCGGTCGGCAGCCCGTCCGCCGATCTGACCCATCATCACTCGGCAGCCGTGACCAACGGCAGGCTTGGCCACGTGCGTTGCCCTAGCACGACGTCCATGCAGAGCGTACAGAGCGTCCAGAGCGCGTCCTCCATCGCCTGGACCTCCGATTCAGACTCTGAGAACGGTATCGAGATCGACAGCGGCCTAGAAGGCGAGGAATGCGTAGTCGACCTGGCGAGCATCGCCGCCGAGAACTTCAAACGTCACCTGCGCGGTCTTCACAGCAGTATCGCCCGCATGACGGAGGCGGCCGAGTACCTAACTCTGCGGTACCAGGCCGACGTAGGCGGGCAGGTCTGA